A single genomic interval of Gemmatimonadaceae bacterium harbors:
- a CDS encoding TetR/AcrR family transcriptional regulator, translating into MPGQKAPEATRRTQILEAAYDIAARRGLAALTVRHVAEGAGLSVGLVLFHFKTKDALVIAVLDYVLATTTVLHMTDDIAAISSPRERLLALLRREMRRLSSEPRRIRLFFDFWALGFMHRRIRAKMQGELDRYREAFRPIAEEVLRAEPARFAGVTGEGLAAVAVSFIKGCAVQSMIDPESVDIDEFLAATQRLFGAAHHRT; encoded by the coding sequence GTGCCTGGACAGAAGGCGCCTGAAGCGACGCGGCGCACTCAGATCCTGGAGGCGGCGTATGACATCGCCGCACGAAGAGGACTCGCCGCCTTGACCGTGCGGCATGTCGCGGAGGGCGCCGGATTGAGCGTCGGCCTCGTGCTCTTTCATTTCAAGACCAAAGATGCGCTCGTCATCGCGGTGCTCGATTACGTGTTGGCAACGACGACCGTGCTTCACATGACGGACGACATCGCCGCGATCTCGTCGCCGCGCGAACGGCTGCTCGCACTGTTGCGGCGCGAGATGCGGCGGCTCTCGAGCGAGCCGCGCCGCATTCGTCTGTTCTTCGACTTCTGGGCGCTCGGCTTTATGCACCGGCGCATTCGCGCCAAGATGCAAGGGGAGCTGGATCGCTATCGAGAGGCGTTTCGACCGATCGCGGAAGAGGTACTGCGGGCGGAGCCGGCCCGATTTGCCGGCGTGACCGGAGAGGGGCTGGCCGCCGTTGCGGTGAGCTTCATCAAGGGGTGCGCGGTGCAATCGATGATCGATCCCGAGAGCGTGGACATCGACGAATTTCTCGCCGCAACGCAGCGGTTGTTCGGCGCGGCGCACCATCGGACTTAG
- a CDS encoding NADP-dependent malic enzyme: MTKRQDALDYHSNGRPGKIAVVPTKPLANQRDLSLAYSPGVAEPCLEIERDRDLAYTYTAKGNLVAVVTNGTAVLGLGNIGAIAGKPVMEGKGNLFKQFADLDVFDLEVGSENPDDVIKFCQLLEPTVGGINLEDIRAPDCFYIEETLRKTLRIPVFHDDQHGTAIISGAALLNALEIVGKKIEDIRVVFSGAGAAAISTAEHYVRLGVQREHIMLCDRHGVIYKGRPEEADPYKARFALETDARTLADALVGADVFVGLSVAGAMTREMAKSMAPKPIIMALANPVPEILPEEIREVRDDAIIATGRSDYPNQVNNVLGFPFIFRGALDVRATEINEEMKMAATRALALLAKEDVPNSVAALYGLHDVQFGADYLIPFPFDPRVLLWVAPAVAWAAVASGAANDFVDIGDYRERLEARLGRARGVMRGLINRAIGNPKRVVFPEGEEPKIIRAAYICVEDGIAMPILLGDRKAIEQKARAMNIPLDEIVIEDPATSRKREEYAQHMWAKRQRKGMSLDEARRRLYNGNYFGSCMVVRGDADALVSGVNLHYPETIRPALEVIGAHPKAGIVSGMYMLVFDKQLVFCADTTVNIDPTAEQVAQIAYSASRIARTIGVEPRIAMLSFSNFGSVRHPDTEKMARAVQLLRQRDPSLVVDGEMQADTAFDPEIISRDYPFSTLKEEANVLIFPNLSAGNIAYKLLNHLGGATAIGPILVGMSRPVHVLERGADVQDIVNMAAVAVIDAQERSAPADTASLSHDGGGGGAASPTVFSRL, encoded by the coding sequence ATGACGAAACGCCAGGACGCGCTCGACTACCATTCGAACGGACGGCCGGGCAAGATCGCGGTCGTCCCGACCAAGCCGCTCGCCAACCAGCGGGACCTGTCGCTCGCCTATTCGCCGGGCGTGGCTGAGCCGTGCCTCGAGATCGAGCGGGACCGGGACCTCGCCTACACGTACACCGCCAAGGGCAATCTCGTCGCCGTCGTCACGAACGGCACGGCGGTGCTCGGGCTCGGGAACATAGGCGCGATCGCGGGCAAGCCGGTGATGGAAGGAAAAGGGAATCTCTTCAAGCAGTTCGCCGACCTCGACGTGTTCGATCTCGAGGTCGGATCCGAGAATCCCGACGACGTCATCAAGTTCTGTCAGCTGCTCGAGCCCACTGTCGGGGGGATCAACCTCGAGGACATTCGCGCTCCGGATTGTTTCTATATCGAGGAGACGCTGCGCAAGACGCTGCGCATCCCGGTGTTCCACGACGACCAGCACGGCACCGCGATCATTTCGGGCGCCGCGCTGCTCAACGCCCTGGAGATCGTCGGCAAGAAGATCGAGGACATTCGCGTCGTCTTCTCGGGCGCCGGTGCGGCCGCCATCTCGACGGCGGAGCATTACGTGCGGCTCGGCGTGCAGCGTGAGCACATCATGCTCTGCGACCGGCACGGCGTGATCTACAAAGGGCGTCCCGAGGAAGCCGATCCGTACAAGGCGCGCTTCGCGCTCGAGACAGACGCGCGCACGCTCGCCGACGCGCTCGTCGGCGCCGACGTCTTCGTGGGGTTGTCGGTCGCCGGCGCGATGACGCGCGAGATGGCGAAATCGATGGCGCCCAAGCCGATCATCATGGCGCTCGCCAATCCGGTGCCCGAGATCCTGCCGGAGGAAATCCGCGAGGTCCGCGACGACGCGATCATCGCGACCGGGCGCAGCGACTATCCCAACCAGGTCAACAACGTCCTCGGATTCCCGTTCATCTTCCGCGGCGCGCTCGACGTGCGCGCGACGGAGATCAACGAGGAGATGAAGATGGCGGCCACGCGCGCCCTCGCGCTGCTCGCCAAGGAAGACGTGCCGAACAGCGTCGCCGCGCTCTACGGATTGCACGACGTGCAGTTCGGTGCGGACTACCTGATTCCCTTCCCGTTCGATCCGCGCGTATTGCTGTGGGTCGCGCCGGCGGTCGCGTGGGCGGCGGTGGCGTCCGGCGCGGCGAACGATTTTGTCGACATCGGCGACTATCGCGAGCGGCTCGAAGCCCGACTCGGCCGCGCGCGCGGCGTAATGCGCGGATTGATCAACCGGGCGATCGGGAACCCCAAGCGCGTCGTGTTCCCGGAAGGCGAGGAGCCGAAGATCATTCGCGCGGCGTACATCTGCGTCGAAGACGGCATCGCGATGCCGATTCTGCTCGGCGATCGCAAGGCGATCGAGCAGAAGGCGCGCGCGATGAACATCCCGCTCGACGAGATCGTGATCGAGGATCCGGCCACGTCGCGCAAGCGCGAGGAGTACGCGCAGCACATGTGGGCGAAGCGCCAGCGAAAGGGGATGAGCCTCGACGAGGCGCGCCGGCGACTGTACAACGGCAATTACTTCGGGTCGTGCATGGTTGTGCGCGGCGACGCCGACGCACTCGTCTCGGGCGTGAACCTGCACTATCCGGAGACGATCCGCCCGGCGCTCGAGGTGATCGGCGCACATCCCAAAGCCGGGATCGTGAGCGGCATGTACATGCTCGTCTTCGACAAGCAGCTCGTCTTCTGCGCCGACACGACGGTCAACATCGATCCCACGGCCGAGCAGGTGGCGCAGATCGCGTATTCGGCGTCGCGCATCGCGCGGACGATCGGCGTCGAGCCGCGCATCGCGATGTTGTCCTTCTCGAATTTTGGTTCCGTCCGGCACCCGGACACGGAGAAGATGGCGCGCGCGGTCCAGCTGCTCCGCCAACGCGATCCGTCGCTGGTCGTCGACGGTGAGATGCAGGCGGATACGGCATTCGACCCGGAGATCATTTCCCGGGACTACCCGTTCAGCACGCTCAAGGAAGAGGCCAACGTGCTTATCTTCCCCAACCTGAGCGCCGGAAATATCGCATATAAGCTGTTGAACCACTTGGGGGGCGCCACGGCGATTGGGCCGATTCTGGTCGGCATGAGCCGGCCGGTACACGTGCTCGAGCGTGGCGCGGACGTGCAGGACATCGTCAACATGGCGGCGGTCGCGGTCATCGACGCGCAGGAGCGCTCCGCGCCGGCAGACACCGCATCGCTTTCGCATGACGGCGGGGGCGGGGGCGCCGCATCACCAACGGTTTTCTCGAGGTTGTGA
- a CDS encoding PTS sugar transporter subunit IIA: MQLTLRQAASYLGVSEGTMRRWIDQRALPAHSVSERLYLNPIELWEWAVEAGVPASRGLLDVAHRAPDEVPPLSVLLREGGIFYDIDGASKHRVLAQFVERLPLPPEQDRAFLLDVLEAREALGSTGIGDGIAIPHVRNPIVLHVARPFVTLGLLTQPIEFAALDGTPVHALFMVVSPIVPTHLRILAQLGFVLRDDTLRDLLRARAPAHEILARLEMIETTRTTGSFPAETRTPTA, encoded by the coding sequence GTGCAACTCACGCTCCGCCAGGCGGCGAGCTATCTCGGCGTCAGCGAAGGAACGATGCGTCGTTGGATCGACCAGCGAGCGCTGCCCGCGCACTCGGTGAGCGAGCGGTTGTATCTCAACCCAATCGAGCTCTGGGAATGGGCGGTCGAGGCGGGCGTGCCCGCCTCGCGTGGTCTACTCGACGTCGCCCATCGTGCGCCGGACGAAGTGCCGCCTCTCTCGGTGCTGCTGCGCGAAGGGGGGATCTTCTACGACATCGACGGCGCGTCCAAGCATCGCGTCCTCGCGCAATTCGTTGAACGTCTCCCGCTGCCGCCCGAACAGGACCGCGCGTTCCTGCTCGACGTGCTCGAGGCGCGCGAGGCGCTCGGCTCCACGGGGATCGGCGACGGAATCGCGATCCCGCACGTGCGGAATCCGATCGTGCTGCACGTGGCGCGACCGTTCGTGACGCTGGGGTTGCTCACGCAGCCGATCGAGTTCGCCGCGCTGGACGGAACACCGGTGCACGCGTTGTTCATGGTCGTGAGCCCGATCGTCCCGACGCATTTGCGGATTCTCGCCCAGCTCGGATTCGTCCTGCGTGACGACACGCTGCGCGACCTGCTGCGCGCACGCGCGCCGGCGCACGAGATTCTCGCCCGCCTGGAGATGATCGAGACGACGCGCACGACCGGGTCGTTCCCCGCGGAGACGCGGACACCGACCGCGTGA
- a CDS encoding proton-conducting transporter membrane subunit produces MTLLWIGLGSLVLAAAVQLALRGGGRADRLFAILVLAGAALGIATAIGVLRDGTTLTATIPSMLPGGNWVLGLDPLSAAFLIAILGVGALSATYGIGYMRYDEEIAPWPSHAFFALEVAALSLVVCARSVMPFMGAWELMAIGSLLLILTEYRHAEARRAGFIYIVATHVGTLALFALFATLARNTGDWTFGALAQGTREPSAARTAVLALALLGFGVKAGFVPLHFWLPPAHAAAPSHVSALMSGVVIKIGIYGLLRVVWLVGAPPPWWGWTVFAIGTFSAIFGVLWALAQHDVKRLLAYHSVENIGIILMGLGLGALASAYGHPALAAIGYGAAVLHTMNHALFKSLLFFCAGAVYREARTRDLELLGGLARRMPVIWLAFAIGAAAIVGLPPFNGFVSEWLVYRGLLQAGQSADTLRLAVLGTPALALVGGLALACFAKVAGVVFLGTSRSPRADQAREPSALLRLPAIVIASVCVAIGVAPPFVIGVMLRAGGFVESVAVDPGSAADVSRSAWQVAAFALVLLVAVGVAAFLMHRLRVRVSRRVSDTWGCGYAAATPRMQYTASSFAAPLLDVFGAASGVRTHRGPTVFHSEPFDLALDRAIAPAWASVRRVTMRLRRLQQGRLRTYLVYAVATLTVLLGYLVVRGGA; encoded by the coding sequence GTGACGCTACTCTGGATCGGGCTCGGCTCACTCGTCTTGGCCGCCGCCGTGCAGTTGGCGCTACGCGGAGGCGGCCGTGCCGACCGGCTATTCGCCATTCTCGTTCTCGCCGGGGCGGCATTGGGCATCGCAACGGCCATTGGGGTGTTGCGCGATGGGACGACCCTGACCGCGACCATCCCCAGCATGCTTCCCGGCGGCAATTGGGTCCTCGGGCTCGATCCCCTCAGCGCGGCATTCCTCATCGCAATCCTTGGCGTCGGAGCGCTGTCGGCAACATACGGGATCGGCTACATGCGCTACGACGAGGAGATCGCTCCATGGCCGAGCCACGCGTTCTTCGCGCTCGAGGTGGCGGCCTTGTCGCTTGTCGTGTGCGCCCGTTCCGTGATGCCCTTCATGGGCGCGTGGGAGCTGATGGCGATCGGATCGCTGTTGCTGATTCTCACGGAATACCGGCACGCCGAAGCCCGGCGGGCAGGCTTCATTTATATCGTGGCGACCCACGTGGGAACGCTGGCCCTGTTCGCGCTCTTCGCGACCCTCGCGCGCAACACGGGCGATTGGACATTCGGCGCGTTGGCGCAAGGGACGCGTGAGCCCAGCGCCGCACGTACGGCCGTCCTCGCCCTGGCGCTGCTGGGGTTCGGTGTGAAGGCGGGGTTCGTCCCGCTGCACTTCTGGCTTCCGCCGGCCCACGCGGCCGCGCCGTCGCACGTGTCGGCGCTCATGTCTGGTGTCGTGATCAAGATCGGCATTTACGGACTGCTGCGCGTCGTGTGGCTCGTCGGGGCACCGCCGCCCTGGTGGGGTTGGACAGTTTTCGCGATCGGGACGTTCTCGGCGATCTTCGGCGTGCTGTGGGCGCTTGCACAGCACGACGTCAAGCGGTTGCTCGCGTATCACAGCGTCGAGAACATCGGCATCATTCTCATGGGACTGGGATTGGGTGCGCTGGCGAGCGCCTATGGGCACCCGGCACTCGCCGCGATCGGATACGGTGCGGCAGTGCTCCACACGATGAACCATGCGCTTTTCAAGAGCTTGTTGTTCTTTTGCGCGGGCGCGGTGTACCGCGAGGCGAGAACGCGAGACCTCGAGCTGCTCGGCGGACTCGCGCGACGCATGCCTGTGATCTGGTTGGCGTTCGCGATTGGCGCGGCCGCCATCGTCGGGCTGCCGCCGTTCAACGGCTTCGTGAGCGAGTGGTTGGTCTATCGCGGCCTGCTCCAAGCCGGCCAGTCCGCGGACACGCTGCGGCTCGCCGTGCTGGGAACGCCCGCGCTGGCACTCGTGGGCGGCCTCGCGCTCGCCTGCTTCGCCAAAGTCGCGGGGGTGGTCTTCCTTGGCACCAGTCGATCGCCGCGTGCCGACCAGGCTCGGGAGCCGAGCGCCTTGTTGCGACTGCCCGCGATCGTCATTGCGAGCGTGTGCGTTGCGATCGGCGTGGCGCCGCCATTCGTCATCGGCGTGATGTTGCGCGCCGGTGGCTTCGTCGAATCGGTGGCGGTCGACCCCGGATCGGCGGCCGATGTGTCGCGCTCGGCATGGCAGGTTGCCGCGTTCGCGCTGGTATTACTCGTCGCGGTTGGAGTGGCGGCGTTCCTCATGCACCGCCTTCGGGTTCGGGTGTCGCGGCGCGTGTCGGACACCTGGGGCTGTGGCTACGCGGCGGCGACTCCGCGAATGCAGTACACGGCGTCGTCCTTCGCCGCGCCGCTGCTCGACGTCTTCGGAGCGGCGAGCGGTGTCCGGACGCATCGCGGCCCGACCGTGTTCCACTCCGAGCCGTTCGACCTCGCGCTCGATCGCGCCATTGCTCCGGCATGGGCGTCGGTGCGACGTGTGACGATGCGCCTTCGCCGTCTGCAGCAAGGGCGGCTTCGCACCTATCTCGTTTACGCAGTAGCCACGCTGACGGTGTTGCTGGGCTATCTCGTTGTGCGCGGGGGCGCGTGA
- a CDS encoding proton-conducting transporter membrane subunit, with protein MLALLLLLLSAGGAALAFALTKPGPRLLVLGVVSVAHLSIVGVLWRGPSASALNGWLAVDSLGLVILTLVSVLFAAVVTYAVGFLREESPRGGRWFAGCLLGFLAATTLVCVSQHLALLWVGMETTTLTIAPLVYHRHDRRSLEAVWKYLMLSSLGIAFALLAVFLVATAQPVSSGSRPLMFHDLLTNARQLDRQWLRAAYVFALTGFGTKMGLAPLHSWKPDTYGEAPSLVSALMSGALTSCAFLGLARFTAIVFAAGLDDFARPLLIAFGLVSLVVATAFIIGQSDLKRLLAYSSVEHMGLLVLGLGIGGAGAFGSILHVLNNGVAKGMLFLTTGNMVLATGSSAAADLRGLLRARPVSAALLLVGLFAVTGSPPFGLFVSEFAIVSGAVREHHVWVAVALLTLLSVIFVGIGGMLLGVVFGARTAGVDENPERESAWLVAGPLALAAIVLVLGVYIPGPLRLTLADAARLLGGSAP; from the coding sequence GTGTTAGCTCTCCTGCTGTTGCTTCTCTCGGCCGGCGGGGCGGCGCTGGCGTTCGCGCTCACCAAGCCCGGCCCTCGCCTGCTGGTGCTCGGCGTGGTGAGCGTCGCGCACCTCTCGATCGTCGGCGTTTTGTGGCGCGGACCGAGCGCGAGTGCATTGAACGGATGGCTCGCTGTGGATTCACTCGGGCTCGTCATCCTGACGCTGGTGAGCGTGTTGTTTGCCGCCGTCGTCACGTACGCGGTCGGCTTTCTCCGGGAAGAGAGTCCGCGCGGTGGCCGATGGTTCGCGGGGTGCCTCCTCGGATTCCTCGCGGCCACGACACTCGTGTGCGTGAGCCAACACCTCGCGCTCTTGTGGGTCGGGATGGAGACCACGACTCTCACGATCGCCCCCCTCGTCTACCATCGGCACGATCGCCGATCGCTCGAGGCGGTATGGAAGTACCTCATGCTGTCGTCGCTCGGCATCGCCTTCGCACTGTTGGCGGTGTTTCTGGTCGCCACGGCGCAACCGGTGTCGAGTGGATCGCGACCGCTCATGTTCCACGATCTTCTCACGAACGCGCGCCAGCTCGATCGCCAGTGGCTTCGAGCCGCGTACGTCTTTGCGCTCACGGGCTTCGGCACCAAGATGGGGCTCGCGCCACTGCATTCCTGGAAGCCGGACACCTACGGGGAAGCGCCGAGTCTCGTCTCGGCACTCATGTCCGGCGCGCTCACGAGTTGCGCGTTTCTCGGGCTGGCGCGCTTCACGGCGATCGTCTTTGCCGCCGGCCTGGACGACTTCGCCCGGCCGCTGCTCATCGCGTTTGGACTCGTCTCGCTCGTCGTCGCCACGGCGTTCATCATCGGGCAATCGGACCTCAAGCGGCTGCTCGCATACTCGAGCGTGGAGCACATGGGGCTTCTCGTGCTCGGGCTTGGCATTGGCGGCGCCGGTGCGTTCGGCTCGATTCTCCACGTTCTGAACAACGGCGTGGCGAAGGGGATGTTGTTCCTCACCACCGGCAACATGGTACTGGCGACCGGTTCTTCCGCGGCTGCGGACCTGCGAGGCCTGCTCCGAGCGCGGCCGGTTTCGGCGGCGCTGCTGCTCGTCGGGCTCTTCGCCGTGACGGGCTCGCCACCGTTCGGGCTTTTCGTCAGCGAGTTCGCGATCGTGAGCGGCGCGGTTCGCGAGCACCACGTGTGGGTCGCGGTCGCGCTGCTCACACTGCTGTCGGTCATCTTCGTCGGCATCGGTGGCATGCTGCTCGGCGTCGTCTTCGGAGCGCGCACCGCGGGTGTGGATGAGAACCCGGAACGCGAGTCGGCATGGCTCGTCGCCGGGCCGCTCGCGCTCGCCGCGATCGTGCTCGTTCTCGGGGTATACATCCCTGGGCCGCTACGCCTCACGCTGGCCGATGCAGCGCGTCTGCTCGGCGGAAGCGCGCCATGA
- a CDS encoding HD domain-containing protein, translating into MDIIRDPLWNNIRFDPLAFELIDTPAFQRLRYVRQLGLAFLVYPGATHSRFEHALGTYHLARRVFTLLEDQSDFALVDREEVQLTRLAALLHDIGHYPFSHALEEIGAMHHEDVARPLICEGEVAEALRRELGDEGPQKIHALICGRSESPLQGLISGSIDLDKLDYLRRDAFMCGVSYGEIDVDRLLNALAIVRDPETNSPRVGMVEKGLSALESLLFARYQMYRNVYWHHGVRSATVMYKRLVADALDAGTLDARTLAGFTDEGLLHALETRAPNQLLDSLRGRRLYKRAFECPAADLEGDAGEWIADDPKLTAAVENQLARELRLQSGELLLDYPAKTQMLGLDLLIQRPYGDVRRVTASGWEGVINLPKLSEEFYRSARWLRVFTSVRMALDPARMMKLATLPADEVRARLTRGSSLLA; encoded by the coding sequence GTGGACATCATCCGAGATCCGCTCTGGAATAACATCCGGTTCGATCCGCTCGCCTTCGAGTTGATCGACACGCCGGCATTCCAGAGGCTCCGATACGTTCGCCAGCTTGGTCTCGCCTTCCTCGTCTACCCGGGCGCGACTCACTCGCGGTTCGAGCACGCGCTCGGCACGTATCATTTGGCGCGGCGGGTGTTCACGCTGCTCGAGGATCAGTCCGACTTCGCGCTCGTGGACCGGGAAGAAGTGCAGCTCACGCGGCTCGCCGCGCTGCTCCACGACATCGGCCACTATCCCTTTTCGCACGCGCTCGAGGAGATCGGCGCGATGCACCACGAGGACGTCGCCCGCCCGTTGATCTGCGAGGGTGAGGTCGCCGAGGCGCTGCGGCGCGAGCTAGGCGACGAAGGGCCTCAGAAGATTCATGCGCTCATCTGCGGGCGAAGCGAGAGCCCGCTGCAAGGATTGATCTCCGGCTCGATCGATCTCGACAAGCTCGACTACCTGAGACGCGACGCGTTCATGTGCGGCGTGAGCTACGGCGAGATCGACGTCGACCGGTTGCTCAACGCGTTGGCGATCGTACGCGATCCGGAGACCAATTCGCCGCGCGTCGGTATGGTCGAGAAAGGCCTGTCGGCGCTCGAGTCGCTGCTCTTCGCGCGATACCAGATGTACCGCAACGTGTACTGGCATCACGGCGTGCGGAGCGCCACGGTGATGTACAAGCGGCTGGTGGCCGATGCACTCGACGCCGGTACGCTCGACGCGCGGACGCTCGCCGGGTTCACCGACGAAGGTCTTCTCCACGCGCTCGAGACGCGAGCACCGAATCAATTGCTCGACTCGCTTCGCGGCCGCCGGTTGTACAAGCGCGCGTTCGAGTGTCCGGCCGCCGACCTCGAAGGCGACGCCGGAGAATGGATCGCCGACGATCCAAAGCTCACCGCGGCGGTCGAGAATCAACTCGCGCGCGAGCTTCGTCTTCAGTCTGGAGAGTTGTTGCTCGACTATCCGGCGAAGACCCAAATGCTCGGGCTCGACTTGTTGATTCAGCGGCCGTACGGCGACGTCCGCCGGGTGACGGCGTCGGGATGGGAGGGCGTGATCAACCTGCCGAAGCTGTCCGAGGAGTTCTATCGATCGGCCCGATGGCTGCGCGTGTTCACGTCGGTTCGCATGGCGCTCGACCCCGCCCGGATGATGAAGCTGGCGACGCTCCCGGCCGACGAGGTTCGCGCCAGGCTCACGCGGGGAAGCTCGCTCCTCGCATGA
- a CDS encoding NADH-quinone oxidoreductase subunit H, which yields MPERATPVLALILTLLLAPLVPGVAARTRAVLTGRRGSPIWQLYADLWKLFRRGIVYARVTTIPFRLVPVVALAAIVAASLLVPLDGRTSVFAFPGDVVAFVYTLALARFVLVLGALDTGSSFEGMGASREVTFAALVEFALFLCFAALSVVTHQLSLSGMAGVTLADRWMTAAPALSLVAAGLFILLLAECSRSPVDDPTTHLELTMIHEVMILDHSGPDLGVILYASAVRLSVLAALLGRIAWPVAKLAPALRLAALVAALVLVGVLVGIVEASMARLKLAKVPLYIAGGAALSAFGLVLLLR from the coding sequence ATGCCCGAGCGAGCAACTCCCGTCCTTGCGCTCATCCTCACGCTGCTGCTCGCGCCGCTGGTGCCGGGGGTCGCGGCGAGGACGCGCGCCGTCCTCACAGGCCGGCGGGGCTCGCCCATTTGGCAGCTGTACGCCGACCTGTGGAAACTGTTTCGCCGCGGGATCGTGTATGCGCGCGTGACGACCATACCGTTCCGTCTCGTGCCCGTCGTCGCGCTGGCTGCGATCGTGGCGGCATCGCTTCTCGTGCCGCTCGATGGCCGAACGTCGGTCTTCGCATTCCCCGGCGACGTCGTCGCTTTCGTATATACCCTGGCGCTCGCTCGGTTCGTCCTCGTTCTCGGAGCGCTGGACACCGGCTCCAGCTTCGAGGGGATGGGCGCGAGCCGCGAGGTCACGTTTGCCGCGCTCGTGGAATTCGCGCTCTTCCTCTGCTTCGCCGCGCTGAGCGTCGTCACGCATCAGCTCTCGCTGTCCGGCATGGCCGGCGTGACGCTTGCCGACCGATGGATGACCGCGGCGCCCGCGCTGTCGTTGGTGGCGGCGGGATTGTTCATTCTCCTGCTGGCCGAGTGCTCGCGCTCACCGGTCGACGATCCGACGACGCATCTCGAGCTGACCATGATCCACGAGGTGATGATCCTCGATCACAGCGGACCGGACCTCGGGGTCATTCTTTATGCGAGTGCCGTAAGATTGAGCGTGCTCGCGGCGCTGCTTGGGCGGATCGCCTGGCCCGTCGCGAAGCTCGCGCCGGCGCTGCGTCTCGCGGCGCTGGTTGCGGCATTGGTGCTCGTCGGCGTACTGGTGGGCATCGTGGAGGCGTCGATGGCTCGGCTCAAGCTGGCCAAAGTGCCGCTCTACATCGCCGGCGGTGCGGCGCTATCGGCCTTCGGTCTGGTCCTCCTGCTCAGGTGA
- the pckA gene encoding phosphoenolpyruvate carboxykinase (ATP), producing MGILSKPKDDSDLNGAPAEGGLEAQGISPTGEVHWNLTAPVLIETAVRRGEGELADMGPFRAVTSPHTGRSPNDKFVVKEDASAGDIDWGKVNQPMTDAHFETLLADVRGYLSARDDLFVQDLYCGADPEYRLSVRYVSPSAWHMAFVRNMFIRPDATALPTFDPNFTVLHAPEMEADPARHGTRTTTFIVLNLARRMILIGGTRYAGELKKAMFTVMNYYMPKQGVLSMHCSANVGKAGDSALFFGLSGTGKTTLSADPERALVGDDEHGWSKSGVFNYEGGCYAKVINLSPEGEPDIYKTTQMFGTILENVVLDDLTRKVKFEDQSITENTRASYPLPYIPHHVANGRAGHPKNIVFLTADAFGVLPPIARLTREQAMYYFLSGYTAKVAGTERGVKEPQATFSSCFGAVFLVWHPSKYAEMLGRLIEEHGSDVWLVNTGWTGGAFGVGKRMKLSHTRAMVAALLRGDLHSAPVDTDPIFGLKIPRHVAGVPDDALRPRSTWSDGAAYDGQAKKLATMFRENFAKFEKFVPDSVKAAGPK from the coding sequence ATGGGAATCTTGTCGAAGCCGAAGGACGACAGTGACTTGAACGGCGCGCCGGCCGAAGGCGGGCTCGAAGCGCAAGGGATCAGCCCAACGGGCGAGGTTCATTGGAATCTCACCGCGCCGGTCCTCATCGAGACCGCCGTTCGCCGCGGCGAAGGCGAGTTGGCCGACATGGGGCCGTTTCGCGCCGTGACTTCACCGCACACGGGCCGCTCGCCCAATGACAAATTCGTCGTCAAGGAAGACGCATCGGCCGGCGACATCGACTGGGGCAAGGTGAACCAGCCGATGACCGACGCGCACTTCGAGACACTCCTCGCCGACGTGCGCGGCTACTTGAGCGCGCGCGACGACCTCTTCGTGCAGGACCTCTACTGCGGCGCCGATCCGGAGTACCGGCTGTCGGTGCGCTACGTGAGCCCCAGCGCGTGGCACATGGCGTTCGTGCGGAACATGTTCATCCGACCCGACGCGACCGCGCTGCCGACGTTCGATCCGAACTTCACCGTGCTTCACGCGCCGGAGATGGAAGCCGATCCGGCGCGTCACGGCACACGCACCACGACGTTCATCGTCCTCAACCTCGCGCGCCGCATGATTCTCATCGGCGGAACGCGCTACGCCGGCGAGTTGAAGAAGGCGATGTTCACCGTGATGAACTACTACATGCCGAAGCAGGGCGTGCTCTCGATGCACTGCTCCGCCAACGTCGGCAAGGCCGGCGACTCGGCGCTCTTCTTCGGTTTGTCGGGCACCGGCAAGACGACCCTCTCCGCCGACCCGGAGCGCGCCCTCGTGGGCGACGACGAACACGGATGGTCCAAGTCCGGCGTCTTCAACTACGAGGGCGGCTGCTACGCGAAGGTCATCAATCTGTCGCCCGAAGGGGAGCCCGACATTTACAAGACGACGCAGATGTTCGGGACGATCCTCGAGAACGTGGTCCTCGACGACCTCACGCGCAAAGTGAAGTTCGAGGATCAGTCGATCACGGAGAACACGCGCGCATCGTACCCGCTCCCGTACATCCCGCATCACGTCGCGAACGGCCGCGCCGGACATCCCAAGAACATCGTCTTCCTGACGGCCGACGCCTTCGGCGTGCTGCCGCCGATCGCGCGCCTCACGCGCGAGCAGGCGATGTACTACTTCTTGTCGGGCTACACGGCCAAGGTCGCCGGTACGGAGCGCGGGGTGAAGGAGCCGCAGGCAACGTTCTCATCTTGCTTCGGCGCCGTCTTTCTCGTGTGGCATCCGAGCAAATACGCCGAGATGCTCGGCCGCTTGATCGAAGAGCACGGATCGGACGTCTGGCTGGTGAACACGGGATGGACGGGCGGCGCGTTCGGCGTCGGCAAGCGCATGAAGCTTTCGCACACGCGCGCGATGGTAGCGGCCCTCCTCCGCGGCGACCTGCATTCGGCGCCCGTGGACACCGATCCGATTTTCGGCTTGAAGATTCCGCGCCACGTGGCGGGCGTGCCCGACGACGCCCTGCGTCCGCGCTCGACGTGGAGCGACGGCGCAGCCTACGACGGACAGGCCAAGAAGCTCGCCACGATGTTCCGTGAGAACTTTGCGAAGTTCGAGAAGTTCGTGCCTGATTCGGTCAAAGCAGCGGGACCGAAATAG